One genomic window of Comamonas serinivorans includes the following:
- a CDS encoding NADP-dependent malic enzyme, translated as MNAAEQQLSDAAREYHRNPTRGKISVTPTKPLSNQRDLSLAYSPGVAYPCLDIQADPSKAYDFTARGNLVGVVTNGTAVLGLGDIGPLAGKPVMEGKGCLFKKFAGVDVFDIELAERDPDKLVDIIASLEPTLGGINLEDIKAPECFYIERKLSERMNIPVFHDDQHGTAIISSAALLNGLELVNKQIGEVKITVSGAGAAAIACLDVMVSLGVKRENVFACDSKGLIYEGRPGGFDESKARYAQPDTGARTLADVVKDADVFLGCSAPGVLTGDMVKTMADKPIILALANPEPEIRPEVAKAARPDCIMATGRSDYPNQVNNVLCFPYIFRGALDCGATKITDEMKIACVREIAALAKAEPSAEVAAAYQGLEMTFGPDYIIPTPFDPRLITRIAPAVAKAAAESGVATRPIADLKAYTESLDQFVHQTGMLMQPIYMTARQAPAAHKRVAFAEGEDERVLRAAQIAVDDGLAHPILIGRPNVIEARIAKAGLRIKPGKDVEICDPEDDPRFRQYWETYHGLMSRNGVSVEAAKAAVRRSTTIIAALMVHIGDADTMLCGTLGRFDQHLSHIKDVIGLQPGHFDFATLNVLLAEDRTLFITDTYVHENPTAEELAHIAQMAAHEVRNFGVPPKVAFLSHSNFGSSKRPSAIKVREARELFRDLEPEVECDGEMHGDSALSEAIRSLNVPNSTLSGEANLLVCPNLDAANILFNVMKMTIGHGVTVGPVLMGTAKPAHVLTPSATVRRLVNMTALAVAEAEALRRR; from the coding sequence ATGAATGCCGCCGAGCAGCAGCTGAGCGATGCTGCACGCGAATACCACCGCAACCCCACGCGGGGCAAGATCTCGGTCACGCCCACCAAGCCCCTGTCGAACCAGCGCGACCTCTCGCTGGCCTATTCGCCTGGCGTGGCCTACCCCTGCCTGGACATCCAGGCCGACCCCAGCAAGGCCTACGACTTCACGGCACGCGGCAACCTGGTGGGCGTGGTGACCAACGGCACGGCCGTGCTGGGCCTGGGCGACATCGGCCCGCTGGCCGGCAAACCGGTGATGGAGGGCAAAGGCTGCCTGTTCAAAAAATTCGCCGGCGTCGACGTGTTCGACATCGAACTGGCCGAGCGCGACCCCGACAAACTGGTCGACATCATCGCCAGCCTGGAGCCCACGCTGGGCGGCATCAACCTCGAAGACATCAAGGCGCCCGAGTGCTTCTACATCGAGCGCAAGCTGTCCGAGCGCATGAACATCCCGGTCTTCCACGACGACCAGCACGGCACGGCCATCATCTCGAGCGCGGCCCTGCTCAACGGGCTGGAGCTGGTGAACAAGCAGATCGGTGAGGTGAAGATCACCGTGTCGGGCGCGGGCGCCGCCGCCATCGCCTGCCTGGACGTGATGGTGAGCCTGGGCGTCAAACGCGAGAACGTGTTCGCCTGCGACTCCAAGGGCCTGATCTACGAAGGCCGCCCGGGTGGCTTCGACGAGTCCAAGGCCCGCTACGCCCAGCCCGACACCGGCGCGCGCACGCTCGCCGATGTCGTCAAGGACGCCGACGTGTTCCTGGGCTGCTCGGCCCCGGGCGTGCTGACGGGCGACATGGTCAAGACCATGGCCGACAAGCCCATCATCCTGGCGCTGGCCAACCCCGAACCCGAGATCCGCCCCGAGGTCGCCAAGGCCGCGCGGCCGGACTGCATCATGGCCACGGGCCGCTCGGACTACCCGAACCAGGTCAACAACGTCCTGTGCTTCCCCTACATCTTCCGCGGCGCGCTCGATTGCGGCGCCACCAAGATCACCGACGAGATGAAGATCGCCTGCGTGCGCGAGATCGCCGCACTGGCCAAGGCCGAGCCCAGCGCCGAAGTCGCCGCCGCCTACCAAGGCCTGGAGATGACGTTCGGCCCGGACTACATCATCCCCACGCCGTTCGACCCGCGCCTGATCACGCGCATCGCACCCGCCGTGGCCAAGGCCGCCGCCGAGTCCGGCGTGGCCACCCGCCCCATCGCCGACCTCAAGGCCTACACCGAGAGCCTGGACCAGTTCGTGCACCAGACGGGCATGCTGATGCAGCCCATCTACATGACGGCCCGCCAAGCCCCGGCGGCCCACAAGCGCGTGGCCTTTGCCGAAGGCGAGGACGAGCGCGTGCTGCGCGCGGCGCAGATCGCCGTGGACGACGGCCTGGCCCACCCCATCCTCATCGGCCGCCCCAACGTGATCGAGGCCCGCATCGCCAAGGCCGGCCTGCGCATCAAACCCGGCAAGGACGTCGAGATCTGCGACCCCGAGGACGATCCGCGCTTCCGCCAGTACTGGGAGACCTACCACGGCCTGATGAGCCGCAACGGCGTGTCGGTCGAGGCCGCCAAGGCCGCCGTGCGCCGCTCGACCACCATCATCGCGGCGCTGATGGTGCACATCGGCGATGCCGACACCATGCTGTGCGGCACGCTGGGCCGCTTTGACCAGCACCTCTCGCACATCAAGGACGTGATCGGCCTGCAGCCCGGCCACTTCGACTTCGCGACGCTGAACGTGCTGCTGGCCGAAGACCGCACGCTGTTCATCACCGACACCTACGTGCACGAAAACCCCACGGCCGAGGAGCTGGCCCACATCGCCCAGATGGCCGCCCACGAGGTGCGCAACTTCGGCGTGCCGCCCAAGGTCGCCTTCCTGTCGCACTCGAACTTCGGCTCGTCCAAGCGCCCTTCGGCCATCAAGGTGCGCGAGGCACGCGAGCTGTTCCGCGACCTGGAGCCCGAGGTCGAGTGCGACGGCGAAATGCACGGCGACAGCGCCCTGTCCGAAGCCATCCGCAGCCTGAACGTACCCAACAGCACGCTCAGCGGCGAAGCCAACCTGCTGGTCTGCCCCAACCTGGACGCCGCCAACATCCTGTTCAACGTCATGAAGATGACCATCGGCCATGGCGTCACCGTGGGTCCGGTGCTCATGGGCACGGCCAAGCCCGCGCACGTGCTGACCCCGTCGGCCACGGTGCGCCGCCTGGTCAACATGACGGCCCTGGCCGTGGCCGAAGCCGAGGCCCTGCGCCGCCGCTGA